One window of Desulfocurvibacter africanus subsp. africanus DSM 2603 genomic DNA carries:
- a CDS encoding flavodoxin family protein, whose product MTAPPVIFRCSPRQGGNSDMAARMFLAGLRQAGGDAREVRLADYAIEPCLGCGACRRSPGRRCVLADRDQAEELFGLLLTAPFVLFASPIYFYHLPAHFKAFIDRSQSYYEKGMALDPSITGLPRRTAHVMLVAGRPTGERLFEGSLLTLKYFLVNFKYALSEPLTLRGKDGPDDLAADEAACALLRESGAAAWRSLDHPA is encoded by the coding sequence GTGACAGCGCCGCCCGTAATCTTCCGCTGCAGCCCGCGCCAGGGCGGCAACAGCGACATGGCGGCGCGAATGTTCCTGGCGGGATTGCGCCAGGCGGGCGGCGATGCGCGCGAAGTGCGCCTTGCCGACTATGCCATCGAGCCTTGCCTCGGCTGCGGGGCCTGCCGCCGTTCACCAGGCCGGCGTTGCGTGCTGGCCGACAGGGACCAGGCCGAGGAGCTGTTCGGCCTCCTGCTCACAGCGCCCTTCGTATTGTTCGCCTCGCCCATCTATTTTTACCATCTGCCCGCGCACTTCAAGGCCTTCATCGACCGCAGCCAGTCCTACTACGAGAAGGGCATGGCCCTGGACCCGTCCATCACCGGCTTGCCCCGGCGCACGGCCCACGTGATGCTGGTCGCCGGGCGGCCCACGGGCGAACGTCTGTTCGAGGGCAGCCTGCTGACCCTCAAGTACTTCCTAGTCAATTTCAAATACGCCTTGTCCGAGCCGCTGACCTTGCGCGGCAAGGATGGACCGGACGACTTGGCTGCCGATGAGGCCGCCTGCGCCCTGCTGCGCGAAAGCGGAGCGGCTGCTTGGCGGTCCTTGGATCATCCGGCTTGA
- a CDS encoding MBL fold metallo-hydrolase: protein MRVTSFALGPLETNAYVVDNAGRALAIDPGGDPREILDFLRDEKLSLETILATHLHFDHIFGNSVLAKATGAPIMASRADEFLLDTPVGGGGFMGFPKVPDFEFTPLEEGPAEFIGLACHVLATPGHTPGSLSFHFPQGRSVFVGDLLFYRSVGRTDFPGGSLEALKRSVRDKIFSLPKETVVYSGHGPETSVGDEELNNPFLSAFAD, encoded by the coding sequence ATGCGTGTGACGTCCTTCGCTCTCGGACCGCTGGAAACCAACGCCTATGTCGTGGACAACGCAGGCCGCGCCCTGGCTATCGATCCGGGCGGCGACCCGCGGGAGATCCTCGACTTCCTGCGCGACGAGAAGCTGAGCCTGGAAACCATCCTGGCCACGCATCTGCACTTTGATCACATCTTCGGCAACTCGGTTCTGGCCAAGGCCACGGGCGCGCCGATCATGGCCAGCCGAGCCGACGAGTTTTTGCTGGACACGCCAGTGGGCGGCGGCGGGTTCATGGGCTTTCCCAAGGTTCCAGACTTCGAGTTCACTCCTCTGGAGGAAGGCCCCGCGGAGTTCATCGGCCTGGCCTGCCATGTGTTGGCCACTCCCGGCCACACGCCCGGCAGCCTGTCTTTCCATTTCCCCCAGGGACGTTCCGTATTCGTGGGCGATCTGCTGTTCTACCGCTCCGTCGGCCGCACGGACTTTCCGGGCGGAAGCCTGGAGGCCCTCAAGCGCTCGGTGCGCGACAAGATATTCAGCCTGCCCAAGGAGACCGTGGTCTATTCGGGCCACGGCCCGGAGACGAGCGTGGGGGATGAGGAGTTGAACAACCCTTTTTTGTCCGCCTTCGCCGATTGA
- a CDS encoding nitroreductase family protein: MERQNPVLTAIRERRSVRRYTGDPVTREELLRILEAGRWAPSGLNNQPWRFLVIQAGDARQEALASCSKYAPILRSASALICVFLDREAMYHEAKDHQSAGACIQNMLLAAHALDLGGVWLGEIINHSPQVMDALSLDSRLLELQAVIALGRPAHPGVSSRKELAELLLEEL, from the coding sequence ATGGAACGGCAAAATCCTGTCCTTACCGCCATCCGCGAACGTCGCAGCGTGCGCAGGTACACGGGCGATCCGGTGACGCGCGAGGAGCTTCTGCGCATACTCGAAGCCGGCCGTTGGGCGCCCAGCGGGCTAAATAATCAGCCTTGGCGCTTTCTGGTGATCCAGGCCGGCGACGCCCGCCAGGAAGCTTTGGCCTCATGCAGCAAGTATGCGCCCATCCTGCGCTCCGCCTCGGCCTTGATCTGTGTATTCCTGGACCGCGAGGCCATGTACCACGAGGCCAAGGACCATCAGAGCGCGGGCGCGTGCATCCAGAACATGTTGCTGGCCGCGCATGCCCTGGACTTGGGCGGGGTGTGGCTCGGAGAGATCATCAACCACTCGCCGCAAGTCATGGACGCGCTGTCTCTGGATTCGCGGCTTTTGGAGTTGCAGGCGGTCATCGCCCTGGGACGGCCGGCGCATCCTGGCGTGTCCTCGCGAAAGGAATTGGCAGAACTGCTTTTGGAGGAATTATAG